The region TCGAGGGCCACGCGGTCGAGTGCGACCGGGTCCGTGGCGAGGAGAATGCCGCCGTAAGCCCACTGCCGGTCCGGCCGCGACGGCGGGCCGCCGTCGTACTGGGGGCGCGTCGCGTCGCACAGGGCGATCCGCAGCCGGCCGCGGATGTGCGGATGGGCGCAGACGTCCGCGATGAACGGGTCGCACCCGTTCCCGTGATACTTATTCGGGTTGTGGATGGCGCCGTAGAAGTTTTTCAGGCAACCGGTGAGGCCGGCGAGGTTGTGGTCCTTGAGGATGGCGGCGCTGGCGAGGGCGGTGGTCTCGTCGGTGACGATGCGGGAGTAGAGGCTTCCGATGGCGCCGCTGGTGGCGATTTCGCTCGCATATCCCTCGCCGCCGCGCGAGGCGAGGGCGTCCGTGCCGAAGCACCGCACGCCCTTGCCGCTCGTCCGGAGCGTGTGGCCGGAGGCCTTGAGTTCGCGGTCGGAGCGGTCCCAGAGGATGATGCGTTCGGGCGCGACGCCGGCCGATCCGATCGCCTCGGCCAGCGCGAGCGCCACGACCGGGCTCGTGGAGAAGCCGAGGCAGTTGACCTTGATGCCGACGCGGTCGTCGGGCTTGAACCATCGTGCCCAGGCGTCGGCCGGGCGGGCGTCCCCCGCGAGCATGCGGGCGGCCTCGTCCAGGAGTTCGCGGACGCGCTTGGGGTCCGGCGAGTCCTGGGCAAGGGCGTCGTCGCGCACGACGACGACGCGCGACTTGGAGGGGTCCGGCCGGGTCGGCCCGAACGCCGAGGTCACATAGGGCAGCCCCGCGACGGCGGCCGTCGCCACCCCTGCCTGCGCCAGGAACTCGCGCCGCTTCATCACGGTTTCGCCTCCTCTGCTACTCTGCGAAGTAGCGGCGCTACTTCGCTACGAAGCACGAGCTTCTCCCCGAAGACGTGGGCCTCGAACCGATAGACCGTGACGCCGGGTTTCTTCCAGGCGTTCGGGGCGAGGCCGGCCTTCCCGGCCGCGCACTGGGACAGGAACTCTTCCTTCGACCATCCGGTTTCGGCGGCCACCTGCGGGAGGAAACAGCCGGACCTCCCCTCCCCTTCGATGTAGATGCCGTGGCGACCGAGTTCAATGTCCTTAAGCGGATCGCGGACCTTCTCCAGGGGCGTCAGGACGGAGATCTCGATGTCGATTTCGCCCAATTCCGCCGGCGTCACCGGATTGCCGCGGAACCGGAAATCCTGCGCGGCCGCGCGAGCCATCTCGGCGACGGTCTGGTACAGGGGCGTCTGAGGCAGAAATGTGCCGATGCAGCCCCTGAGGCGTCCGTGGTTTTTGAGCGTGACGAAGGCTGCGCCCGGCCGCTTGAGCACACCGGCCAGTTCATACTTCGATTCGTCGAGAGACGCCTTGCCGGTGTTCAGAAACTCCTTGAGGACGTCGCGGGCGAGGCGAAGGAGGGTCTGTTTCTCGGGGCCTTTAAGATAGGCGGCCTCGCCGGTCCGCCAGAAGACGATCGAGGCATAGGTCACGGAGTTTCCCCAGTCGCCGGTGATCCGGCCGCTGGTGTCGAAGGCGACGCGCTGGCCTTTCACGTCGCCCCGGGCCTTGAGCACTTCGAGGAGGAGTCCCACGGCCGCCTGGCCGCAGATCGTATCGCCCGTCTCCGCAATAAACCGGTCCCAGCCAATTGCGTCGAGGTCGAGAATCTTCGCC is a window of Planctomycetota bacterium DNA encoding:
- a CDS encoding DUF362 domain-containing protein codes for the protein MKRREFLAQAGVATAAVAGLPYVTSAFGPTRPDPSKSRVVVVRDDALAQDSPDPKRVRELLDEAARMLAGDARPADAWARWFKPDDRVGIKVNCLGFSTSPVVALALAEAIGSAGVAPERIILWDRSDRELKASGHTLRTSGKGVRCFGTDALASRGGEGYASEIATSGAIGSLYSRIVTDETTALASAAILKDHNLAGLTGCLKNFYGAIHNPNKYHGNGCDPFIADVCAHPHIRGRLRIALCDATRPQYDGGPPSRPDRQWAYGGILLATDPVALDRVALEILEGKRAAAKMKTLADEKRPARYLASAEARGLGAADLVRIEVIGIGKPWLDVG
- the amrB gene encoding AmmeMemoRadiSam system protein B, translating into MDARRPNACLWLILSLAAGCLAVPVAVARSAEAPAAEPPKEKVHACAGAGRWFPADADGLARTVDGFLSEAGAEIPRPPVALIVPHAGYEYSGAVAGKGYATLKGRSYKRVILLGPSHQAAVRGASVLRADAYETPLGRIPVDAEARDALLKCPVVREQPAAHAGEWSVENQLPMLQRALKDFAMVEVIVGVMTPTERTTLAEALRKLTDAETLLVVGTDFTHYGPRFGYVPFTDLVAKRLADLNDKAVAKILDLDAIGWDRFIAETGDTICGQAAVGLLLEVLKARGDVKGQRVAFDTSGRITGDWGNSVTYASIVFWRTGEAAYLKGPEKQTLLRLARDVLKEFLNTGKASLDESKYELAGVLKRPGAAFVTLKNHGRLRGCIGTFLPQTPLYQTVAEMARAAAQDFRFRGNPVTPAELGEIDIEISVLTPLEKVRDPLKDIELGRHGIYIEGEGRSGCFLPQVAAETGWSKEEFLSQCAAGKAGLAPNAWKKPGVTVYRFEAHVFGEKLVLRSEVAPLLRRVAEEAKP